Proteins co-encoded in one Burkholderia ambifaria AMMD genomic window:
- a CDS encoding class II glutamine amidotransferase → MCRWLAYTGNPIHLETVLFRAKHSLIDQSLHSELGATTTNGDGFGIGWYGDPDELPFRYRSVHPAWNDRNLREAARAIRSRMFVAHIRAATDTPVQETNCHPFRHGRWLFAHNGLIRDFHKLRRDLTMKVDPALFPTLEGSTDSELMFRLALTYGLEQTPLPALERMVGMVEETAARYRVDEPLNMTICATDGDRIIAVRYSSERQSRSLFHTTSFKHLHELYPHNPRIAEAGDDAFMVVSEPLVDLRGAWEEVAESTAIVAQGADVQQRPFNPRHT, encoded by the coding sequence ATGTGCCGCTGGCTCGCCTATACGGGCAATCCGATCCATCTCGAGACCGTACTGTTTCGCGCGAAGCATTCGCTGATCGACCAGAGCCTGCATTCGGAGCTGGGCGCCACGACCACCAACGGCGACGGCTTCGGTATCGGCTGGTACGGCGACCCCGACGAACTGCCGTTTCGCTACCGCTCCGTGCATCCTGCGTGGAATGATCGCAACCTGCGCGAAGCCGCGCGTGCGATCCGCTCGCGGATGTTCGTCGCGCATATCCGCGCGGCGACCGATACACCTGTCCAGGAAACCAACTGCCATCCGTTTCGCCATGGCCGCTGGCTGTTCGCGCACAACGGGCTGATCCGTGATTTCCACAAGCTGCGCCGCGACCTGACGATGAAGGTCGACCCGGCGCTATTCCCGACGCTCGAAGGCTCGACCGACTCCGAGCTGATGTTTCGACTTGCGCTGACCTACGGCCTCGAACAGACGCCGCTGCCCGCGCTCGAGCGGATGGTCGGCATGGTCGAGGAAACCGCCGCACGGTATCGCGTCGACGAGCCGCTCAACATGACGATCTGCGCGACGGACGGCGACCGGATCATCGCGGTGCGCTACTCGAGCGAACGGCAATCGCGCTCGCTGTTCCACACGACGTCGTTCAAGCACCTGCACGAACTCTATCCGCACAATCCGCGCATCGCCGAAGCGGGCGACGACGCGTTCATGGTCGTGTCGGAGCCGCTCGTCGACCTGCGCGGGGCATGGGAGGAAGTGGCCGAAAGCACGGCGATCGTCGCGCAGGGCGCCGATGTGCAGCAGCGGCCGTTCAATCCGCGGCACACATGA
- a CDS encoding carboxymuconolactone decarboxylase family protein — protein MLNWNEYRKELSTRIGDIAKLSPDTLAGYKALSGAGAKTGHLDAKTRELIALAVAVTTRCDGCIAVHTAEAAKHGATKEEVAEALGVAIALNAGAALVYSARVMDALGD, from the coding sequence ATGCTGAACTGGAACGAATACCGGAAGGAACTCTCGACGCGCATCGGCGACATCGCCAAGCTCTCGCCCGACACGCTGGCCGGCTACAAGGCGCTGTCCGGCGCGGGCGCCAAGACGGGCCATCTCGACGCGAAGACGCGCGAACTGATCGCGCTCGCGGTGGCCGTCACGACGCGCTGCGACGGCTGTATCGCGGTGCATACGGCCGAAGCCGCGAAGCATGGCGCGACCAAGGAGGAAGTGGCCGAAGCGCTCGGCGTCGCGATCGCGCTGAACGCGGGTGCGGCGCTCGTCTACTCGGCCCGCGTGATGGACGCGCTCGGCGACTGA
- a CDS encoding cupin domain-containing protein: MDALSQLLSLGRSHVELDVRCLLDGPFAMPHDPLPPGEAAFHLLLSGTCRLRTADGRTLRLVDGDFVLLPAGDAHDLSDGGAGGARSVALLREPRAAGGAVLPVKSNRDPADEGEAGVDLLCGRFVYARGAGELLMRTLPRVLHVGLREASSGLASLQLLTSVLRAEASNAQPGARAIVNALGQALLAYALRAYGRDARVPAGWLALAADMRLGSSVQAVLQAPAKPWTVESLGAASAMSRATYARHFREKAGMSVGAFVAQIRMMHACALLQDTQRGQAEIGQAVGYQSEAAFGKAFRAVLGTTPGRWRRAQRGM; encoded by the coding sequence ATGGACGCGTTGAGTCAACTGCTGTCGCTGGGCCGCAGCCATGTCGAGCTCGACGTGCGCTGCCTGCTCGACGGCCCGTTCGCGATGCCGCACGACCCGTTGCCGCCCGGCGAGGCGGCGTTTCACCTGCTGCTGTCCGGAACGTGCCGGTTGCGCACGGCCGACGGGCGCACGCTGCGGCTCGTCGACGGCGACTTCGTGCTGCTGCCCGCGGGCGACGCGCACGATTTGTCGGATGGAGGCGCGGGCGGCGCCAGGTCGGTCGCGTTACTGCGCGAACCGCGCGCGGCGGGCGGCGCGGTGCTGCCGGTCAAGTCGAACCGCGATCCCGCGGATGAGGGCGAGGCGGGCGTCGATCTGCTTTGCGGACGCTTCGTCTACGCACGCGGGGCCGGTGAATTGCTGATGCGCACGCTGCCGCGCGTGCTGCACGTCGGGCTGCGAGAGGCGTCGTCGGGGCTGGCGTCGCTGCAACTGCTGACGAGCGTGCTGCGCGCGGAGGCATCGAATGCGCAGCCCGGTGCGCGTGCGATCGTGAACGCGCTCGGACAGGCGCTGCTCGCCTATGCGTTGCGCGCGTACGGTCGCGATGCGCGCGTGCCGGCCGGCTGGCTCGCGCTGGCTGCCGATATGCGGCTCGGTTCGTCGGTCCAGGCTGTGCTGCAGGCGCCGGCGAAACCGTGGACGGTCGAATCGCTCGGCGCGGCGTCGGCGATGTCGCGCGCGACCTATGCGCGGCATTTCCGCGAGAAGGCCGGGATGAGCGTCGGCGCGTTCGTCGCGCAGATCCGGATGATGCATGCGTGCGCGCTGCTGCAGGACACGCAGCGCGGGCAGGCGGAGATCGGGCAGGCGGTCGGCTATCAGTCGGAGGCGGCGTTCGGCAAGGCGTTTCGCGCGGTGCTCGGCACGACGCCGGGGCGCTGGCGGCGCGCGCAGCGCGGCATGTAA